The following proteins are co-located in the Leptospira weilii genome:
- a CDS encoding MBL fold metallo-hydrolase has translation MIVQLYGTRGSIPSPLRTREYIQKVTQILELVQKAPDSLIDIQKFISKLPPYLTQVVGGNTTCVSVAPSNGRRMIFDGGTGLRILGDELMRKEFQNGEGKIALFFSHTHWDHIQGIPFFKPIYIPGNELHFYSPYPDLKERLEKQQSPEFFPIPFSALASTKLFTCLSLGETLDLEGDCKVSFYPLKHPGGSFAYRVEENGKIFIFATDAEFTGEDFNSVTEMKPFFENADLLVLDAQYTLDESFQKFDWGHTSYTMAVNCAVAWNVKKLVLTHHEPVYADDVLDIILEEARAHAVSLGNSSIRIELAVEGNVYKLV, from the coding sequence ATGATTGTTCAGTTATACGGGACCCGAGGTTCGATTCCTTCTCCGCTCCGCACCCGAGAATACATACAGAAAGTGACGCAGATTTTGGAACTCGTTCAAAAAGCGCCCGATTCCCTTATCGATATTCAAAAATTTATTTCTAAATTACCTCCCTATCTTACCCAAGTGGTTGGAGGAAATACCACTTGCGTTTCCGTGGCTCCTTCGAACGGAAGAAGGATGATTTTCGACGGCGGAACCGGACTTAGAATTCTCGGGGACGAACTCATGCGGAAAGAGTTCCAAAATGGCGAGGGAAAAATCGCGTTATTCTTTTCTCATACACATTGGGATCATATTCAGGGGATTCCATTTTTTAAGCCCATCTATATACCCGGAAATGAACTTCACTTTTATTCTCCTTATCCGGATCTGAAGGAGCGCCTTGAAAAGCAACAGTCTCCCGAATTTTTTCCCATACCATTTTCCGCCCTTGCCTCCACGAAACTCTTTACCTGTCTAAGTCTCGGCGAAACGTTGGATTTGGAAGGAGATTGTAAGGTCAGCTTTTACCCTCTCAAGCACCCGGGTGGGTCGTTTGCCTATCGGGTGGAGGAGAACGGTAAGATTTTTATTTTTGCCACGGACGCTGAATTTACCGGAGAGGATTTTAATTCCGTTACAGAAATGAAACCTTTCTTTGAAAATGCGGATCTGCTCGTTTTAGATGCTCAATACACTCTGGACGAATCCTTTCAAAAATTTGACTGGGGACATACGTCTTATACGATGGCAGTAAACTGCGCGGTTGCCTGGAACGTGAAAAAACTCGTTTTGACTCATCACGAACCCGTTTATGCGGACGACGTGTTGGACATCATTCTTGAGGAAGCTCGGGCGCACGCGGTATCGCTTGGCAACTCGTCCATTCGGATCGAACTCGCCGTAGAAGGAAACGTATATAAATTAGTATGA